GTGCCCGGTCAGCAGCACGCCGGCGAGATTGGCGAGCCAGGCATCGACCGTGAGCAGATGGATTCCGCACACGTAACCGAGCAGGGTGTAGGACAGCGCCACCGTGTTCGGCAGCGCGCCACCGGGATATCGGAAGATCTTCATGGCGAGCGTGGCGATGGAGTGCGGGAACGAGGGCCTGGAGACGCGGATTTCAGGAGCGACCGCCGGCCGCGCGCGCCCCGGCACCGGTGCGCGCAATGGCGGCGAGCCCCCTCACGCGGTGCCGGCACGATGCGGACGTCCCGACGGAAATCCGGACGCGTTTCACTTGAGGAGCGAGGTGGCGATGGACGGATCCATCGTGTCTTCCGTCTTCGGGATGGACTTGATCTCGCCCTTGGCCTTGAGGATCTTCGAGATGACCGCGCCGCTCACGTACAGCGATGTGGTCTCGGTGCTCTTGTTGAAGACCTTGGGGAACTCCTGGAGCGTCGGGTTGTACACGCCGCTCATCTGCTCCATGACCTCCTTCTCCGAGACGCCCATGACCTTGCCGATGAGCTTGGCCGCCTCGGCCGGATTCTTCTTCATGTAGTCGAGCCCGTCGATGTAGCCCTGGATCAGTGCCTTCACGACCGCCGGGTTCTTCTTGATGTATTCCGCCTTGAAGATCAGCACGTCCGTGATGAGGCCCGGCGCATCCTTCGAGGAGAACACGACGTGGAACTTCTTGCCCCCGTCCATCGCCACGATCTCGGACACGCTCGGCTCGTAGGTGACGCCGATCTTGACCCCGCCCGATGCCATCCCGGCGGGCACGCCTTCGGGGGGCATGTTCACCGGCATGACGTCCTTCTCGGACAGCTTGTTCGTCTGCAGCGCGTAGGAGAGCAGGAAGTCCGACGGTGACAGCGGATTGAAGGCGATCTTCTGACCCTTGAACTGCGCGATGGACGTGATGTCCTTCGTGGCCACGATCGCGTCGCCGCCGTTCGAGTAGTCGATCGGCATCACGACCTTCATGGTGGAACCCTTGGCGACCGAGCTGATCACCTGGTCGTACGTGACCATGCCGCCATCCACCGATCCGCCCGTCACCGCGGGTGGAATCAGTGCGGGATCGTTGAAGACCTGCATCGTCACCTTCACTCCGGACTTCTTGAAGAGATCCAGCTGATCGGCGACGTAGAACGGACCGTATCCGATCCAGATGACGGTGCCGATCTTGATGGGGGACGCGGCCAGCGCGGCGGCGGTGAACAGCGTGCCGGCAATGCCGGCGGCGAGTGCGCCGGCGCGGCGCAGGACATGGGAAAGACGATGCGACATGAGCGGCTCCTGGTTTCCGGATCGGGAAAAATGGGGAGCCGTCTCGCTCTCCCGGGCTTTTCTCCCTCCGTGGAGCCTTGCGCCGCAAGGCCGGAACGCTCTCGGACCAGACGTCTTCCGTATCGAAGACCGGAACCCTAGCTTTCCTAGACGAAGTCGCGCAGGCATTCCGCGAGACCGCTCACCGTCTGCTGTCGTGTTTTGCAAGGGCGGTGCCATCTCCCCCAGGCAGTGTGACGGACCGTGCGGACTAAAGAAATCATGGGGTTGCGCGCCGTTCCCCATCGGGCCGCGTTCGTCTGGGCGCACCGATCGAGAGCGTCCCGGCCCGGCGCCGCGCGATCGTGGTGCCTCGAGACGGCGCGGAGAAGACCGCTTCTCCGTTGCAATGCAGCATCAGGATTTCTCAAGATCGTCATGAACGCGGCGTAAACGATTGACGTCCCGGGCAATTCAGGAATGGCTATGATCATGGCCATGCGGTCCGGACGAAGGGAGGGTGTCGTCATGGAAGCGATCGGGCAGATGAAGGTCGAGAACGCTCCGGGGGAATTGCGTCTCCGGGATTCCGCAACGGGCTTGCCGACGCCGGACCTGTTCATGGACAGGGTCGGCCAGGCCATCCTTGCCCAGGGGCGGGGCAGCGTACCTCTGTCCGTCGCCGTGCTGGACATGGAGACGGACGAGGGTGGAGCGGCTCAAGGCCGGCCATGCGATGCCGACGCCATCGCCAGGCAGTTCGCCGGACGGCTCGTTCATCTCGCGCGGCGCTCCGACTCGGTATGCCGGCTGGGCCCGCGAACCTTCGCGTGTCTGCTTCTGGGCACTGCCACGGCAGAAGGTACGGCGGCCTTTGCCGAGAAGCTCATATCGGCCCTGCGTGCCCCGCTTCTTGTCGATGGCGTTCGTGTACCCGCCGGCGTGACGATCGGCGTGGCGATTCATCCGCAACACGGAGGCGATGGTCCTGCCCTGCTGCGCAATGCGCAGCGGGCCCTCGGCACTGCCAGGCATTCCCGGCGCGGCTTCGAGATCGGACTGCACGACAGTGCGGATGCGCAGACCGAACGCGCGCCCGTGGTCTCCGCCTCCCATATCCGCGACGCGCTGTCGCGCAACGAACTGCATGTCCAGTTCCAGCCCAAGGTGGATCTCAGAACGCGCGCGGTGGTCGGCGTCGAGGCGCTGGCACGCTGGCAGAGCCCCGGCTTCGGGCTGATGCTGCCCGGCCAGTTCATTCCCGCGGCCGAACGTCTGTCGGTCATTTCGCCCGTCACCTTCGCGATCCTGGACATGGCCCTGGATCAGGCCAGGCAGTGGGCTTCGCGCGGACTCGAACTCCCTGTGTCGGTGAACCTCTCCAGCCGCATGTTCGAAGACGAGCGCCTGGTCGAGAGGATCGCGGCTGCCCTGGACAGCCGGGCCATGGACCCGAAACTGCTGACGCTGGAGATCACCGAAGCCGCGTTGTGCGGCGAGCCGGCGCGCGTGCGGGAACAACTGCACCGGTTCATGCGGGCGGGCATCGGGGTGTCCATCGACGACTTCGGCACCGGCCGGGCCTCGCTGCAATCGCTGCGCGATCTGGAAATCGCCGAGATCAAGATCGACCGCCTGTTCGTGTCGCGCCTGGAGCGAAGCGGCCGCGACGCTTCCATCGTCCAGTCCATCGTGTCGCTGGCAAAGGGGCTCGACGCCCGTGTCGTGGCCGAAGGCATCGAGGAACGCAGTGCCTGGAGCGTGCTCCAGGCATTGGGGTGCCAGTACGGCCAGGGCTACGACATCGCACGTCCCATGACCGCGCCGGTACTCGAGGAGTGGATGGAGGGCTGGAAGCGCATGGCCTCGGCCGCCCTCAGCACTTCACCGGAAATGCACTACGCCTGATCCTGCGCCGTCCGGCGCGTGCGACGCACCGCGCCGGCACCGGACTTGTGCGCATCCGCACCGAAGCGGTGCCGAGGGTCGGGGGCCATGCGCGCGGGGTGAGCCTTTCGCCCGCTCGAAAGCACGCCGCCGCCCCTCAACCAAAACAATGTCTTGTGATCGCTGCGGCCCGTGGTGGCGGCAGAGTGGGGCCGTGGCACGCCCGTTGCGATCCAGGAAGCCAGAGAGGAGCGGACACCACGACGCTCTTGTCGTTGTCGGCTAGGGTTCCGGGCGCGCAGCGCTGACTGGTCCGAGAGCCGACGGTCCCGTGCAGGACGCGGGGCTCCACGGAGGGACAAAAGCCCGGGAGGCCGAGTGGTTCGCAGGTCCTCTCGCCTTTGCCAATCCGTCTGGAGAACGCGATGCGTCCCTTCCGCCACATCCGCCGGCTGCTCGGTGCAGCCCTTGTCACCGTCTGCGCGTATGCGCCCGTCAGCGCTCTTGCCGAAGTGAAGGTCGGCTACAGCGACTGGCCCGGCTGGGTCGCCTGGGCCATCGCCGAACAGAAGGGCTTCTTCAAGAAGCACGGCGCGAATGTGAAGCTCGTCTGGTTCGCGAACTACAGCGATTCCATCGCCGCCCTGTCGTCGGGACAGGTCGATGCGAACTGTCAGACGTGGTCCGACACCATGGCGCCGATCGCCAAGGGCGTGCCGTTGAAGGCCGTGCTGGTCAACGACAACTCGGCCGGCAACGATGCCGTGATGGCCGGCACCAAGTTCAAGAGCCTCAAGGACCTCAAGGGCAAGACCATCGCGCTGGAGGAATTCAGCGTCTCGCACTTCCTGCTCGCGACCGGGTTGACCAAGGCCGGCATGAAGCCCGCGGACGTGAAGATCGTGAACCTCTCCGCCGGGGATGCCGCCGCCGCCTTCTTGAGCGGGCGCGTGGATGCCGCCACGGTGTGGAACCCCTGGGTCAACAAGATCGAACTGTCGGGCAAGGGCAAGGCGCTGTTCACGTCCAAGGAGATTCCCGGGCTGGTGCCGGATCTGCTGGTCGTGCAGGAAAAGTCGCTCGCCGCCAATCGCAAGGATTTCGTCGGCATGGTGAAGGCCTGGTACGACGTGGAGAAGTTCATCCGCGAGAACCCCGACGAGGCGGTGAAGATCATGTCGAAGATCGTCGGTCTCACGCCCGAGGAGTACAAGGTGTTCCTGCCCGGCACCCGCTTCTTCGGTCCCAAGGAAAACCTCGAGGCGTTCGGTACGGACACGTCCACCTCCAGGACGCTGCTGGGCGCGGCTCCGACCATCGTCAAGTTCCTCGAAGACAACAAGCTCATCGAAGGCAAACCGGAGTTCGCCAAGGCGCTCGACGGTTCTCTGGTCAAGGAAGTCGCAGGCAAGTAGCCGGAGGAATCGAGATGTCCAGAGCAGCTTCGGCCGCGAAGCCCGGCTTGTGGTCGATACGCGGGCCGATGACGCAGCGGCGCTATTGGGTGTTCGCGTCCGTCGGCCTCATCGCTCCGTTGCTCGTCTGGTGGCTGGTGGCGACGTCCGGCATGGTCGAGAAGGTGTTCATGCCGGCGCCGGGGTCGGTGTGGTCCCGCACCTTGCTGTGGCTCGACGAGGACCATCTGCTGGGCGACATGGCGATCAGCATCTACCGCGTCACGGCCGGCTGGGGGCTGTCCGCCGTCATCGCGCTGCCGCTCGGCCTGATGATCGGCACCTTCCGGCCCGTTCAGGCGCTGCTGGAACCGCTCACCGATTTCATCCGCTACATGCCGGCCGTCGCGTTCATTCCTCTGGTCATGCTGTGGGTGGGGATCGACGAAGGATCGAAGATCGCCATCATCTTCATCGGGACGTTCTTCCAGATGGTGCTTATGGTGGCGGAAGACGTCCGGCGCGTCCCCACGGCGCAGATCGAAGCGGCGCAGACGATGGGCGCCACGCGCTCGGAGATCATCCAGCTCGTGCTGCTTCCGTCGGCCAAGCCGGCGCTGCTCGACACGATGCGCGTGACCATGGGGTGGGCCTGGACCTATCTCGTGGTGGCCGAGCTGGTGGCGGCCAACTCCGGGCTGGGCTACGCGATCCTGAAGGCGCAGCGCTTCCTGCAGACCGACAAGATCTTCGCCGGCATCATCCTCATCGGCCTCATCGGGCTCGTCATCGATCAACTGTTTCGCTTCTGCCATCGCAAGGCGTTCCCATGGATGCATCTCAAGTCGTGAGCATCACTCCCAAGATTCGCATCCGCGGTCTGGGCAAGGTGTTCGAGGGGGCGCAGAAGGTCGTGGCGCTCGACAACGTGGATCTCGACGTGCAGGACAACGAGTTCGTCACGCTCGTCGGCGCCTCGGGCTGCGGCAAGTCGACGCTGCTGCGGATCATCGGCGGACTGGAGTACCACACGAGCGGCGACATCGTCGCGGGCGGCAAGAAGGTGAGCGGTCCGGGCGCGGACAGGGCCATGGTGTTCCAGCACTACAGCCTGTATCCCTGGCTCGACGTGATGGACAACATCCGCTTCACCCGCCGGCTCAAGGTGAACCGGGAGAACCTCACGTCCGCCGACGTGGAGCGCGCGAGCGGGCGCGCGGACGCGCTGCTCAATCTCGTCGGTCTGTCGTCCATGGCGCACGCCTATCCGAGCCAGCTCTCCGGCGGCATGCAGCAGCGGGTCGCCATCGCGCGCGCCCTGATGCCCAAGCCGGAGATCCTGCTCATGGACGAGCCCTTCGGGGCGCTCGATGCGCAGACGCGCGAGGTGATGCACGACCTCATCCTGCACGTGTTCAAGCTGGAGAAGGCGACCATCGTCTTCGTGACCCACGACGTGGAGGAGGCGATCTATCTCGGGCAGCGGATCGTCCTGCTGGCGCCGCGCCCGGGCCGCATCGACACCATCTACAAGGTGCCCTTCACCGGACCGCGGCACCAGGAACTCAAGCACACGCGCGAGTTCCTCGACATGAAGCGGGAGATTCTCGAGCGCATCCGCGAGACCTCGGGGATGAAGACCGACACCGACCTGCTGGATCAGATGTCCGCGGGCTGAGAGCCGCGGCGTATCGCACCACATGGAGAGCTGAAGTGAAAGCCGAAGATCTGCCCGGCGTCGAAGCGCTGAGGGCAAAGCTGGCCGAACAGGGCGTGAAGTATGCGTTGGCGAGCTTCGCCGACATCCACGGCGTATCCAAGACCAAGATCGTCCCGCTGAACCATCTCGGCCAGATGATGCGGGGATCGGAGCTGTTCACGGGCGCGGCGCTGGACGGCGTGCCGCAGGAAGTGAGCGATGAGGAAGTCGCGGCGCACCCCGACGCGGGCTCGTGCACGATCCTCCCCTGGAACCGGGAGATCGCCTGGTTCGCTTCCGATCTGTGGCTGCAGGGAGCGCCGTTCGAGGCATGCTCGCGCGGC
This region of Betaproteobacteria bacterium genomic DNA includes:
- a CDS encoding ABC transporter substrate-binding protein — encoded protein: MSHRLSHVLRRAGALAAGIAGTLFTAAALAASPIKIGTVIWIGYGPFYVADQLDLFKKSGVKVTMQVFNDPALIPPAVTGGSVDGGMVTYDQVISSVAKGSTMKVVMPIDYSNGGDAIVATKDITSIAQFKGQKIAFNPLSPSDFLLSYALQTNKLSEKDVMPVNMPPEGVPAGMASGGVKIGVTYEPSVSEIVAMDGGKKFHVVFSSKDAPGLITDVLIFKAEYIKKNPAVVKALIQGYIDGLDYMKKNPAEAAKLIGKVMGVSEKEVMEQMSGVYNPTLQEFPKVFNKSTETTSLYVSGAVISKILKAKGEIKSIPKTEDTMDPSIATSLLK
- a CDS encoding bifunctional diguanylate cyclase/phosphodiesterase — its product is MEAIGQMKVENAPGELRLRDSATGLPTPDLFMDRVGQAILAQGRGSVPLSVAVLDMETDEGGAAQGRPCDADAIARQFAGRLVHLARRSDSVCRLGPRTFACLLLGTATAEGTAAFAEKLISALRAPLLVDGVRVPAGVTIGVAIHPQHGGDGPALLRNAQRALGTARHSRRGFEIGLHDSADAQTERAPVVSASHIRDALSRNELHVQFQPKVDLRTRAVVGVEALARWQSPGFGLMLPGQFIPAAERLSVISPVTFAILDMALDQARQWASRGLELPVSVNLSSRMFEDERLVERIAAALDSRAMDPKLLTLEITEAALCGEPARVREQLHRFMRAGIGVSIDDFGTGRASLQSLRDLEIAEIKIDRLFVSRLERSGRDASIVQSIVSLAKGLDARVVAEGIEERSAWSVLQALGCQYGQGYDIARPMTAPVLEEWMEGWKRMASAALSTSPEMHYA
- a CDS encoding ABC transporter substrate-binding protein, with protein sequence MRPFRHIRRLLGAALVTVCAYAPVSALAEVKVGYSDWPGWVAWAIAEQKGFFKKHGANVKLVWFANYSDSIAALSSGQVDANCQTWSDTMAPIAKGVPLKAVLVNDNSAGNDAVMAGTKFKSLKDLKGKTIALEEFSVSHFLLATGLTKAGMKPADVKIVNLSAGDAAAAFLSGRVDAATVWNPWVNKIELSGKGKALFTSKEIPGLVPDLLVVQEKSLAANRKDFVGMVKAWYDVEKFIRENPDEAVKIMSKIVGLTPEEYKVFLPGTRFFGPKENLEAFGTDTSTSRTLLGAAPTIVKFLEDNKLIEGKPEFAKALDGSLVKEVAGK
- a CDS encoding ABC transporter permease — encoded protein: MSRAASAAKPGLWSIRGPMTQRRYWVFASVGLIAPLLVWWLVATSGMVEKVFMPAPGSVWSRTLLWLDEDHLLGDMAISIYRVTAGWGLSAVIALPLGLMIGTFRPVQALLEPLTDFIRYMPAVAFIPLVMLWVGIDEGSKIAIIFIGTFFQMVLMVAEDVRRVPTAQIEAAQTMGATRSEIIQLVLLPSAKPALLDTMRVTMGWAWTYLVVAELVAANSGLGYAILKAQRFLQTDKIFAGIILIGLIGLVIDQLFRFCHRKAFPWMHLKS
- a CDS encoding ABC transporter ATP-binding protein — translated: MDASQVVSITPKIRIRGLGKVFEGAQKVVALDNVDLDVQDNEFVTLVGASGCGKSTLLRIIGGLEYHTSGDIVAGGKKVSGPGADRAMVFQHYSLYPWLDVMDNIRFTRRLKVNRENLTSADVERASGRADALLNLVGLSSMAHAYPSQLSGGMQQRVAIARALMPKPEILLMDEPFGALDAQTREVMHDLILHVFKLEKATIVFVTHDVEEAIYLGQRIVLLAPRPGRIDTIYKVPFTGPRHQELKHTREFLDMKREILERIRETSGMKTDTDLLDQMSAG